A single region of the Silene latifolia isolate original U9 population chromosome 8, ASM4854445v1, whole genome shotgun sequence genome encodes:
- the LOC141596457 gene encoding uncharacterized protein LOC141596457, with protein sequence MAAADTQSPPSLSKDYLLPSEEKPVESKPVEVAKEEAPVTAASEETAPEKTEEAPAATVTEDTSETPADATETTTEEPVEAGETSAEETAPATEESSEAPEQEESASEEADEETPEIKLETAPADFRFPTTNQTRHCFTRYIEYHRCVAAKGDDAPECDKFAKYYRALCPGEWVDRWNEQRENGTFPGPL encoded by the exons ATGGCTGCTGCCGATACTCAATCTCCCCCTTCACTCTCCAAG GATTATTTATTGCCAAGTGAGGAGAAACCTGTTGAATCAAAGCCAGTTGAAGTAGCAAAGGAAGAGGCACCAGTTACTGCTGCTTCTGAAGAAACTGCTCCTGAAAAAACTGAAGAAGCACCTGCTGCTACTGTTACTGAAGATACCAGTGAGACTCCTGCTGACGCTACAGAGACAACTACTGAGGAACCTGTGGAGGCCGGTGAGACAAGCGCGGAAGAAACCGCACCGGCAACTGAGGAAAGCAGTGAGGCTCCAGAGCAAGAAGAATCTGCCAGTGAAGAGGCCGATGAGGAGACTCCAGAAATTAAG CTTGAGACAGCACCAGCTGATTTCCGTTTCCCAACTACAAACCAAACAAGGCATTGCTTCACTCGATACATTGAATATCATCG GTGTGTTGCCGCCAAAGGTGATGATGCCCCTGAGTGTGATAAATTTGCCAAGTACTATCGGGCTCTCTGCCCTGGTGAATGG GTCGACAGGTGGAACGAGCAAAGAGAGAACGGTACCTTCCCCGGTCCTCTCTAG
- the LOC141596455 gene encoding serine--tRNA ligase, chloroplastic/mitochondrial isoform X2, with amino-acid sequence MLLLISRLENLLLIWSWCLSYMRKCYLFRRAQEVEQLRGERNAVANKMKGKLESSERQKLVDEGKNLKEKLSSLEEDLMRLTDELQLEAQCIPNMTHPDVPIGGEDCSALRKMIGRQRDFDFPVKDHMELGKELDLFDFDAAAEISGSKFYYLKNEAVLLEMALINWTLSEVMRRGFTPLITPEIVRSSIVEKCGFQPRAENTQIYSLEGSDQCLIGTAEIPLGGLHMDSILPESSLPLKYVAYSHCFRTEAGAAGAATRGLYRVHQFSKVEMFVLCKPEDSNKYLEELIGIEEELFSALGFHFKTLDMASSDLGAPAFRKFDVEAWMPGLGRYGEISSASNCTDYQSRRLGIRYRPELSSMSTKKSKNVPTQFVHTLNATACAIPRMIVCLLENNQQEDGSVLIPEPLRPFMGGLQFISYKQR; translated from the exons ATGTTGCTGCTAATATCAAGACTAGAAAATCTACTGCTAATTTGGAGTTGGTGCTTGAGTTATATGAGAAAATGCTATCTCTTCAGAAG AGCGCAGGAAGTTGAACAACTACGCGGGGAAAGAAATGCTGTGGCAAATAAGATGAAAGGAAAACTGGAATCATCTGAGCGTCAGAAGTTAGTGGATGAAG GTAAGAACCTGAAGGAAAAGCTTTCTAGCCTGGAGGAAGATTTGATGAGATTAACTGATGAACTTCAGCTCGAAGCACAGTGTATTCCGAACATGACTCATCCAGATGTGCCAATCGGAGGAGAAGATTGTTCAGCACTTAGAAAAATG ATTGGCAGACAACGCGATTTTGATTTTCCGGTCAAGGATCACATGGAACTTGGCAAAGAGCTTGACCTATTTGATTTTGATGCTGCAGCAGAG ATTAGCGGCTCCAAATTTTACTACCTGAAAAATGAAGCAGTTCTGTTGGAAATGGCACTTATAAATTGGACTCTTTCTGAGGTTATGAGAAGAGGTTTCACTCCTTTGATAACCCCAGAAATTGTAAGATCTTCTATTGTGGAAAAATGTGGGTTTCAACCTCGTGCAGAGAATACACAG ATATATTCCCTTGAGGGTTCTGATCAGTGTCTAATTGGCACTGCTGAAATTCCATTAGGGGGACTTCATATGGATTCAATTCTACCAGAATCTTCATTACCGCTGAAGTATGTGGCTTATTCACATTGCTTTCGAACCGAGGCTGGGGCAGCTGGTGCAGCAACGAG GGGTCTCTACCGAGTGCATCAGTTTAGCAAGGTTGAGATGTTTGTTTTGTGTaaacccgaggacagtaataagtATCTTGAGGAATTGATTGGAATTGAAGAAGAGCTATTTTCAGCTCTGGGATTTCACTTCAA AACCCTGGATATGGCTTCTTCTGATTTAGGGGCTCCGGCTTTCCGTAAGTTTGATGTGGAGGCATGGATGCCAGGGTTAGGCCGCTATGGTGAG ATATCAAGTGCTTCAAATTGTACAGACTACCAAAGCCGCCGTCTAGGGATCCGGTACCGTCCAGAGTTGTCATCAATGAGTACAAAGAAGAGTAAGAACGTCCCGACACAATTTGTGCACACTTTAAATGCGACAGCATGTGCAATACCACGCATGATTGTCTGTTTACTGGAAAATAATCAACAAGAAGACGGTTCTGTTCTCATTCCTGAGCCATTGAGACCTTTCATGGGCGGCCTTCAATTCATTTCTTATAAACAAAGATAG
- the LOC141596458 gene encoding alcohol dehydrogenase-like 2 gives MENNDANKTASETSGKPIKCKAAVCRKAGEALVIEEIEVATPKAWEVRLKIICTSLCHSDLTFWKLPHGPASAFPRIFGHEAVGEVESVGEYVEEVKEGDIVVPVFLGDCGECKDCKSSKSNVCNKSMKHFFGMPRDGTTRFKDMNGEDIHHFLSVSSFTEYTVVDIIQLVKINPQMPVDKACLLSCGISTGVGAVWKVAQVEEGSTVAVFGLGAVGLAVARAAKLQGASKIIGVDLNPKKENLGKEFGVTDFINPEDCKEKKISDVIKELTDGGADYTFECIGLASVMQDAFDSARAGWGRTIILGVESQGAPLSINTWSMMTGKTVTGSYFGGIKPKSDIPVLVQRYMNKELCLDGFITHEVSFPEINKAFEYLIQGESLRCIIWMAK, from the exons ATGGAGAACAATGATGCTAACAAAACTGCATCTGAAACCTCTGGAAAACCCATCAAATGTAAAG CTGCAGTATGTAGAAAAGCAGGGGAAGCATTAGTAATAGAGGAGATTGAAGTAGCAACACCTAAAGCTTGGGAAGTTCGACTTAAAATTATTTGTACTTCTCTTTGTCACTCTGATCTTACCTTCTGGAAATTAccacat GGACCAGCTTCTGCTTTTCCAAGGATCTTTGGGCACGAAGCAGTTGG GGAAGTTGAAAGTGTAGGAGAATATGTGGAGGAAGTGAAAGAAGGAGACATAGTGGTACCAGTGTTCTTAGGGGACTGTGGGGAATGCAAAGACTGTAAATCATCAAAGAGCAATGTCTGCAATAAATCAATGAAACATTTCTTCGGAATGCCACGGGATGGAACAACAAGATTTAAAGACATGAATGGTGAAGATATCCATCATTTTCTATCGGTTTCAAGTTTTACCGAGTACACGGTTGTGGATATCATCCAGTTGGTGAAGATTAACCCTCAAATGCCTGTTGATAAAGCTTGCTTACTCAGCTGCGGCATTTCCACAG GGGTTGGAGCTGTCTGGAAGGTGGCTCAGGTGGAGGAAGGCTCTACAGTGGCTGTTTTTGGACTCGGTGCAGTTGGACTTGCG GTGGCGCGAGCAGCGAAGCTACAAGGAGCTTCCAAAATCATTGGTGTGGACTTAAACCCTAAGAAAGAAAACCTCG GAAAGGAATTCGGGGTTACAGATTTTATTAACCCCGAAGACTGTAAAGAGAAGAAAATTAGCGATGTGATTAAAGAGCTTACAGATGGAGGCGCAGATTATACTTTTGAATGCATCGGTTTAGCCTCTGTGATGCAAGATGCTTTCGATAGTGCTAGAGCG GGCTGGGGAAGGACGATTATACTCGGAGTGGAGTCACAAGGCGCTCCGTTGAGTATAAACACATGGAGTATGATGACAGGCAAAACTGTGACTGGCTCCTATTTTGGCGGAATCAAACCAAAATCTGATATACCTGTCCTTGTTCAGAGATATATGAACAAG GAATTATGTCTTGATGGATTTATTACTCATGAAGTTAGCTTTCCTGAGATCAATAAAGCGTTCGAGTATCTCATCCAAGGAGAAAGCCTTCGGTGCATCATATGGATGGCCAAGTAA
- the LOC141596456 gene encoding thylakoid lumenal 29 kDa protein, chloroplastic: protein MATLSLLSTLSSSITSVSFSSPVSTTTRHSRFSGNIRCSSSKIEGNSGDDDTGFRRRDLFNCLALSAGLEVISSSGSFSGNAYAADLIERRQRSEFLSSVKDTLYTAIKANPDLISSIQTLAVNDALTYDKATKTGGPNGSIRFSSEITRPENEGLSAALNLIEEAKKKIDSESKGGPISFADLIQYAAQTATKATFLASAIRKCGGNEEKGGILYNAYGSSGQWALFDKNLGRTDAQEPDPEGRIPKWDKASVQEMKDKFISVGLGPRQLAVMSAFFGPDQAATEEKLATDPDVAPWVQKYQRSRETVSQTDYEVDLITTLTKLSILGQKINYEAYTYPRQKIELGKLKL from the exons ATGGCGACATTATCTCTTCTATCAACACTCTCTTCTTCCATTACTTCAGTTTCCTTCTCTTCTCCCGTCTCCACAACCACTAGGCATTCTCGTTTTTCT GGAAATATAAGGTGTAGCAGTAGTAAAATTGAAGGTAATTCTGGTGATGATGATACTGGTTTTCGACGAAGGGATTTGTTCAATTGCCTTGCATTGTCTGCTGGATTG GAAGTAATATCAAGCTCAGGATCCTTCAGTGGAAATGCTTATGCTGCTGATCTAATAGAACGGAGGCAGCGATCAGAGTTCCTGT CTTCTGTCAAAGACACTCTATATACTGCTATAAAG GCAAATCCAGATCTCATTTCATCCATACAAACTCTTGCTGTAAATGATGCACTGACTTATGACAAG GCAACAAAAACTGGAGGCCCCAATGGTTCGATACGGTTCAG CTCAGAGATAACCAGACCTGAAAATGAAGGCCTTTCTGCTGCGCTGAATCTAATAGAGGAAGCAAAGAAGAAAATTGATTCAGAATCCAAGGGCGGACCTATTTCTTTCGCTGATCTCATCCAATATGcag CACAAACAGCAACAAAGGCTACTTTTCTGGCTTCTGCTATCCGAAAATGTGGAGGGAATGAAGAGAAGGGAGGCATATTATATAATGCATATGGTTCAAGTGGACAG TGGGCGCTGTTTGACAAGAATTTAGGAAGGACTGATGCACAAGAACCAGATCCAGAGGGTAGAATTCCCAAATGGGATAAAGCAAGTGTCCAGGAAATGAAAGATAAATTCATATCTGTTGGTCTTGGTCCTCGTCAG CTGGCTGTTATGTCAGCATTTTTCGGTCCTGATCAAGCAGCAACAGAGGAGAAATTGGCTACTGATCCTGACGTTGCTCCATGGGTTCAAAAATACCAGCGCAGTCGTGAGACTGTTTCACAGACTGATTACGAG GTTGACCTGATAACTACTCTTACAAAGTTAAGTATCTTAGGGCAAAAAATCAACTATGAAGCATATACATACCCCAGGCAAAAGATAGAGTTGGGCAAACTGAAACTATAA
- the LOC141596455 gene encoding serine--tRNA ligase, chloroplastic/mitochondrial isoform X1, translated as MVLPQCIGGGATFNILTMASITTPPSSSIFRPLLNTPSLNNLLLLPPRPTKLLHSLPLLLRASSQPFPTSDKGVKSQWKAAIDFKWIRDNKEDVAANIKTRKSTANLELVLELYEKMLSLQKEVEQLRGERNAVANKMKGKLESSERQKLVDEGKNLKEKLSSLEEDLMRLTDELQLEAQCIPNMTHPDVPIGGEDCSALRKMIGRQRDFDFPVKDHMELGKELDLFDFDAAAEISGSKFYYLKNEAVLLEMALINWTLSEVMRRGFTPLITPEIVRSSIVEKCGFQPRAENTQIYSLEGSDQCLIGTAEIPLGGLHMDSILPESSLPLKYVAYSHCFRTEAGAAGAATRGLYRVHQFSKVEMFVLCKPEDSNKYLEELIGIEEELFSALGFHFKTLDMASSDLGAPAFRKFDVEAWMPGLGRYGEISSASNCTDYQSRRLGIRYRPELSSMSTKKSKNVPTQFVHTLNATACAIPRMIVCLLENNQQEDGSVLIPEPLRPFMGGLQFISYKQR; from the exons ATGGTGTTACCACAGTGCATAGGAGGAGGAGCAACCTTCAACATCCTAACAATGGCTTCCATCACTACTCCACCTTCTTCCTCCATTTTTAGACCTTTACTAAACACCCCTTCACTCAacaatcttcttcttcttcctcctcgtcCTACTAAGCTCCTTCACTCTCTCCCTTTACTCCTTCGCGCTTCCTCTCAACCTTTTCCCACTTCTGATAAAG GGGTGAAGAGTCAATGGAAGGCAGCCATTGATTTTAAGTGGATTAGAGATAATAAAGAGGATGTTGCTGCTAATATCAAGACTAGAAAATCTACTGCTAATTTGGAGTTGGTGCTTGAGTTATATGAGAAAATGCTATCTCTTCAGAAG GAAGTTGAACAACTACGCGGGGAAAGAAATGCTGTGGCAAATAAGATGAAAGGAAAACTGGAATCATCTGAGCGTCAGAAGTTAGTGGATGAAG GTAAGAACCTGAAGGAAAAGCTTTCTAGCCTGGAGGAAGATTTGATGAGATTAACTGATGAACTTCAGCTCGAAGCACAGTGTATTCCGAACATGACTCATCCAGATGTGCCAATCGGAGGAGAAGATTGTTCAGCACTTAGAAAAATG ATTGGCAGACAACGCGATTTTGATTTTCCGGTCAAGGATCACATGGAACTTGGCAAAGAGCTTGACCTATTTGATTTTGATGCTGCAGCAGAG ATTAGCGGCTCCAAATTTTACTACCTGAAAAATGAAGCAGTTCTGTTGGAAATGGCACTTATAAATTGGACTCTTTCTGAGGTTATGAGAAGAGGTTTCACTCCTTTGATAACCCCAGAAATTGTAAGATCTTCTATTGTGGAAAAATGTGGGTTTCAACCTCGTGCAGAGAATACACAG ATATATTCCCTTGAGGGTTCTGATCAGTGTCTAATTGGCACTGCTGAAATTCCATTAGGGGGACTTCATATGGATTCAATTCTACCAGAATCTTCATTACCGCTGAAGTATGTGGCTTATTCACATTGCTTTCGAACCGAGGCTGGGGCAGCTGGTGCAGCAACGAG GGGTCTCTACCGAGTGCATCAGTTTAGCAAGGTTGAGATGTTTGTTTTGTGTaaacccgaggacagtaataagtATCTTGAGGAATTGATTGGAATTGAAGAAGAGCTATTTTCAGCTCTGGGATTTCACTTCAA AACCCTGGATATGGCTTCTTCTGATTTAGGGGCTCCGGCTTTCCGTAAGTTTGATGTGGAGGCATGGATGCCAGGGTTAGGCCGCTATGGTGAG ATATCAAGTGCTTCAAATTGTACAGACTACCAAAGCCGCCGTCTAGGGATCCGGTACCGTCCAGAGTTGTCATCAATGAGTACAAAGAAGAGTAAGAACGTCCCGACACAATTTGTGCACACTTTAAATGCGACAGCATGTGCAATACCACGCATGATTGTCTGTTTACTGGAAAATAATCAACAAGAAGACGGTTCTGTTCTCATTCCTGAGCCATTGAGACCTTTCATGGGCGGCCTTCAATTCATTTCTTATAAACAAAGATAG